GATGATCGCCGCCTACCGCGCGGAAAGGAGAGAGAGCTTAGGTTTATCTGAAATCGAGCTGACACCCGATATGCGGATGACGTTGGCTGTTCTGATCGGAGTTGACGAATGAGCCTGATTCGCTGGTTGAATCATCCTGAGATCGTGAATTGTTGCGCAAGTTTCTGACGCGGAGTTTATGCGTGACCCAGCTTCGAGAGTTAAGCTAGAGATCGTCAGACGATTGCGTAAGTTGGGATTTCGCTTCTATAGGCAAGGGAAGGGCTCCCATGAGTTATGGGTGAGGGATAAGGATGGTCGAGTCATCCCCGTC
The sequence above is drawn from the Blastocatellia bacterium genome and encodes:
- a CDS encoding type II toxin-antitoxin system HicA family toxin → MRDPASRVKLEIVRRLRKLGFRFYRQGKGSHELWVRDKDGRVIPVPRYKGKKVRKGTVRAIIRETGVSVEEFMKL